From a region of the Zonotrichia albicollis isolate bZonAlb1 chromosome 5, bZonAlb1.hap1, whole genome shotgun sequence genome:
- the KIAA0232 gene encoding uncharacterized protein KIAA0232 homolog isoform X1: MRPICTVVVDGLPSESSSSSYPGPVSVSEMSLLHALGPVQTWLGQELEKCGIDAMIYTRYVLSLLLHDSYDYDLQEQENDIFLGWEKGAYKKWGKSKKKCSDLTLEEMKKQAAVQCLRSASDESSGIETLVEELCSKLKDLQSKQEEKIHKKLEGSLTPETDLSPTAKDQVEMYYEAFPPLSEKPVCLQEIMTVWNKSKVCSYSSSSSSSTVPPTSTDTSSPKDCNSESEVTKDRSNKVSATVQERTQQKKSKNEKENKFSNNTVEEKPVLYKKQVRHKSEGKMRPRSWSSGSSEAGSSSSGNQGEYKASMKCIKVRHKTREVRSKKGRNGQSRLSVKSGEKVDRKVHSGSSSSSSSGSIKQLCKRGKRPLKEIGRKEAGGSDGKDLYLDSRNEKEYKEEPLWYTEPITEYFVPLSRKSKLETTYRNREDICGVTSEAVEELSESVHGLCISNNNTHKTYLAAGTFIDGHFVEMPAVLNEDIDLTGTSICSQPEDDKYLDDVHLSELTHFYEVDIDQSMLDPGASDTMQGESRILNMIRQKSKEKTDFEAECCIVLDGMELQGESAIWTDSTSSVGAEGWFLQDLSNLAQFWECCSSSSSGDADGESFGGDSPIRFSPILDSTMLNSHVLAGNQELFSDINEGSGINSCFSVFEVQCSNSVLPFSFETLNLGNENADSSSTANILGKTQSRLLIWTKNSAFDENEHCSNLSTRTCSPWSHSEETRSDNETINIPYEESTQFNAEDINYVVPRVSSNYVDEEILDFLPEETCQQQARSLGEMPTLIFKKKSKLESVCGIQLEQKAESKDYETTQGCRESSPHGDGYSSGVIKDIWTNMTDRNSAAMVEIEGIEDELFSTDVNNYCCCLDTEAKVETLQEPNKAVQRSEYHLWEGQKENVEKRAFVSNDLSKVDGGDYTTPSKPWDVNQDKENSFILGGVYGELKTFNSDGEWAVVPPGHSKGSLLQCAASDVVTIAGTDVFMTPGNSFAPGHRQLWRPFVSFEQNEQSKSGDNGLNKGFSFIFHEDLLGACGNFQVEEPGLEYSFSSFDLNNPFSQVLHVECSFEPEGIASFSPSFKPKSILCSDSDSEVLHPRICGVDRTQYRAIRISPRTHFRPISASELSPGGGSESEFESEKDEGGIAVPPQVDVFEDPQADLKPLEEDAEKEGHYYGKSELESGKFLPRLKKSGMEKSAQTSLDSQEESAGMLPVGNQDPCLECSMKESLEGIVVESSKVNCRIVEPREETGRFCSCKAGCHFPTYEDNPVSSGEHEERMSGSQEKQCWWEKALYSPLFPASQCEECYTNAKGENGVGELADVKEVSNDDEHLLDFNMVSSVYEARCADDINAEAKPNGFRKKIYSSDSSSSEDTASEGGSEWADPCEEELFSRTQL, translated from the exons ATGCGCCCTATCTGTACAGTTGTTGTGGATGGTTTGCCATCTGAAAGCTCCTCAAGCTCTTATCCAGGCCCTGTATCTGTTTCTGAAATGTCTCTGCTACATGCTTTGGGTCCAGTGCAGACCTGGCTGGGACAAGAGCTAGAGAAGTGTGGCATTGATGCCATGATTTATACTCGGTATGTCCTCAGTCTTCTGCTGCATGATAGCTATGACTACGACCTGCAGGAACAG GAGAATGACATcttcctgggctgggaaaagggagcttacaagaaatggggaaagagtaAGAAAAAGTGCTCTGATCTAACACtagaggaaatgaaaaaacagGCTGCTGTCCAGTGTCTTCGCTCTGCTTCTGATGAA AGCTCTGGGATTGAAACGTTAGTGGAGGAGCTTTGCTCCAAACTGAAAGACCTTCAGAGTAAGCAAG aggagaagatTCACAAAAAGTTAGAAGGCTCTTTGACTCCTGAGACTGATTTATCCCCCACAGCAAAGGATCAAGTAGAAAT gTACTATGAAGCATTTCCTCCTCTTTCTGAAAAGCCAGTTTGCCTGCAGGAAATTATGACTGTATGGAATAAATCCAAAGTATGCTCTTACTCTAGCTCCTCATCTTCATCCACTGTTCCACCAACTAGCACGGATACATCTTCTCCAAAGGACTGCAATAGTGAAAGTGAAGTAACTAAAGACCGAAGTAATAAAGTATCTGCCACTGTACAGGAAAGAACCCAGCAGAAGAAGAGTAAAAACGAGAAAGAAAACAAGTTCAGTAACAACACCGTTGAGGAGAAGCCTGTTTTGTACAAAAAGCAAGTCCGACATAAATCTGAAGGGAAGATGCGTCCCCGCTCCTGGTCATCAGGATCCAGTGAGGCTGGCTCAAGTTCTAGCGGTAATCAAGGTGAATACAAGGCATCCATGAAATGTATTAAAGTAAGACACAAAACAAGAGAGGTTCGGAGTAAAAAAGGGCGGAATGGGCAGAGCAGGCTGTCAGTGAAATCTGGTGAAAAGGTTGATAGAAAAGTTCACAgcggaagcagcagcagcagcagcagcgggtcCATCAAACAACTGTGCAAAAGAGGTAAAAGGCCATTAAAagaaattggaagaaaagaagctGGCGGTAGTGATGGAAAAGATTTGTATTTAGACAGTAGAAACGAAAAGGAATATAAAGAAGAGCCCTTGTGGTACACTGAGCCGATTACGGAGTACTTTGTTCCTCTTAGCAGAAAAAGCAAGCTGGAGACTACGTACCGCAACAGAGAAGATATATGTGGAGTAACATCAGAGGCTGTAGAAGAGTTGTCTGAATCAGTGCATGGTCTTTGTATTAGCAACAATAATACTCATAAAACATACCTCGCAGCAGGTACTTTCATCGATGGTCACTTTGTAGAAATGCCTGCAGTTCTAAATGAGGATATTGACCTCACTGGGACCTCAATATGTTCTCAACCAGAGGACGACAAGTATTTAGATGATGTTCATCTGTCAGAACTAACGCACTTCTATGAAGTGGATATTGATCAATCCATGTTGGATCCTGGTGCCTCAGATACGATGCAAGGGGAGAGTCGGATTTTAAATATGATTCGACAGAAGAGTAAAGAAAAAACTGATTTTGAGGCAGAATGTTGCATAGTGTTAGATGGAATGGAGTTGCAAGGGGAAAGTGCAATATGGACTGATTCGACCAGCTCTGTTGGTGCTGAAGGGTGGTTCTTGCAAGATCTTAGTAATTTAGCTCAATTTTGGGAGTGCTGTTCATCTTCTAGTTCTGGTGATGCAGATGGGGAAAGTTTTGGAGGAGATTCTCCGATCAGATTCTCCCCCATCCTAGACAGCACAATGCTTAATTCACACGTGCTTGCTGGCAACCAAGAGCTCTTTTCAGATATTAATGAAGGGTCTGGTATAAACTCTTGTTTTTCAGTGTTTGAAGTGCAATGCAGTAACTCTGTTTTAccattttcttttgaaacaCTCAACTTGGGAAATGAAAATGCAGATTCTAGTAGCACTGCTAATATTCTTGGGAAAACACAGTCTAGATTGCTAATATGGACCAAAAATAGTGCCTTTGATGAAAATGAACACTGTTCTAATCTTTCAACAAGAACCTGTAGTCCATGGTCACACTCGGAAGAAACACGTTCAGACAATGAGACTATAAATATTCCATATGAAGAATCCACGCAATTTAATGCAGAAGATATTAATTATGTAGTTCCTAGAGTGTCTTCAAATTATGTAGATGAAGAAATTCTAGATTTTCTGCCAGAAGAAACCTGCCAGCAACAAGCTAGAAGTTTAGGAGAAATGCCCACTTTGattttcaaaaagaaatctAAGCTAGAATCTGTCTGTGGTATTCAGCTagaacaaaaagcagaaagtaaAGACTATGAAACTACACAAGGGTGTAGGGAAAGCAGTCCACATGGAGATGGCTACAGCTCAGGGGTTATTAAAGATATTTGGACAAATATGACAGACAGAAATTCTGCAGCCATGGTAGAAATAGAAGGAATAGAAGATGAATTGTTTTCAACTGATGTAAATAACTATTGCTGCTGTTTGGATACAGAAGCAAAAGTTGAAACCCTCCAGGAACCCAATAAAGCAGTGCAAAGATCAGAGTATCACCTTTGGGAAGGTCAAAAGGAGAATGTAGAGAAGAGAGCCTTTGTGTCAAATGATTTATCAAAAGTAGATGGTGGTGACTATACCACACCATCAAAACCCTGGGATGTTAACCAGGATAAAGAAAACTCATTTATACTTGGTGGTGTGTATGGGGAGCTCAAAACATTTAACAGTGATGGAGAAtgggcagtggtgccacctggTCACTCAAAGGGGAGCTTACTGCAGTGTGCAGCTTCTGATGTGGTGACAATAGCTGGCACAGATGTTTTTATGACTCCAGGTAATAGCTTtgcccctgggcacaggcaaTTATGGAGGCCGTTTGTGTCATTTGAACAGAACGAGCAATCCAAGAGTGGAGATAATGGATTAAATaagggtttttcttttatcttccaTGAAGACTTACTGGGAGCTTGTGGGAACTTTCAAGTTGAAGAACCGGGGCTTGAATACTCATTCTCTTCCTTTGACCTGAACAATCCATTTTCACAAGTTCTTCATGTAGAGTGTTCGTTTGagccagaaggaattgcatccTTCAGCCCTAGTTTTAAACCTAAGTCGATTCTGTGCTCTGATTCAGACAGTGAGGTTTTACACCCCAGGATATGTGGTGTGGATCGAACGCAGTACAGGGCTATACGGATTTCTCCCAGGACTCACTTTCGCCCAATTTCTGCATCTGAACTTTCTCCAGGTGGTGGAAGCGAGTCAGAATTTGAGTCGGAAAAAGATGAGGGGGGTATTGCTGTCCCTCCCCAGGTAGATGTATTTGAGGATCCGCAAGCAGATCTCAAACCTCTGGAAgaagatgcagaaaaagaagggCATTATTACGGAAAATCAGAGCTTGAATCTGGAAAATTCCTTCCCAGATTAAAAAAGTCTGGAATGGAGAAGAGTGCACAGACATCATTGGATTCCCAAGAAGAGTCGGCCGGCATGTTGCCAGTAGGAAACCAAGATCCCTGTTTAGAATGCAGTATGAAAGAATCTCTAGAAGGGATAGTGGTGGAGAGCTCCAAAGTAAACTGCAGAATAGTGGAGCCACGTGAGGAGACTGGCAGGTTTTGCAGTTGTAAAGCAGGGTGTCATTTCCCCACGTATGAGGATAATCCTGTTTCTTCAGGAGAGCATGAAGAG AGAATGAGTGGCAGCCAGGAAAAGCAATGCTGGTGGGAAAAGGCGCTCTATTCTCCCCTTTTTCCTGCATCACAATGTGAAG AGTGCTATACAAATGCCAAGGGAGAGAATGGTGTAGGAGAACTTGCAGATGTAAAGGAAGTATCCAATGATGATGAACATCTTTTAGATTTTAATATG GTTTCTTCTGTTTATGAAGCAAGATGTGCAGATGATATAAATGCTGAGGCAAAACCAAATGGCTTCAGGAAGAAGATCTACTCCAGTGATAGCTCCAGCTCTGAAGACACAGCTTCAGAAGGTGGAAGCGAATGGGCTGATCCATGTGAGGAGGAGCTTTTTTCTCGAACTCAACTGTAA
- the KIAA0232 gene encoding uncharacterized protein KIAA0232 homolog isoform X3: MKKQAAVQCLRSASDESSGIETLVEELCSKLKDLQSKQEEKIHKKLEGSLTPETDLSPTAKDQVEMYYEAFPPLSEKPVCLQEIMTVWNKSKVCSYSSSSSSSTVPPTSTDTSSPKDCNSESEVTKDRSNKVSATVQERTQQKKSKNEKENKFSNNTVEEKPVLYKKQVRHKSEGKMRPRSWSSGSSEAGSSSSGNQGEYKASMKCIKVRHKTREVRSKKGRNGQSRLSVKSGEKVDRKVHSGSSSSSSSGSIKQLCKRGKRPLKEIGRKEAGGSDGKDLYLDSRNEKEYKEEPLWYTEPITEYFVPLSRKSKLETTYRNREDICGVTSEAVEELSESVHGLCISNNNTHKTYLAAGTFIDGHFVEMPAVLNEDIDLTGTSICSQPEDDKYLDDVHLSELTHFYEVDIDQSMLDPGASDTMQGESRILNMIRQKSKEKTDFEAECCIVLDGMELQGESAIWTDSTSSVGAEGWFLQDLSNLAQFWECCSSSSSGDADGESFGGDSPIRFSPILDSTMLNSHVLAGNQELFSDINEGSGINSCFSVFEVQCSNSVLPFSFETLNLGNENADSSSTANILGKTQSRLLIWTKNSAFDENEHCSNLSTRTCSPWSHSEETRSDNETINIPYEESTQFNAEDINYVVPRVSSNYVDEEILDFLPEETCQQQARSLGEMPTLIFKKKSKLESVCGIQLEQKAESKDYETTQGCRESSPHGDGYSSGVIKDIWTNMTDRNSAAMVEIEGIEDELFSTDVNNYCCCLDTEAKVETLQEPNKAVQRSEYHLWEGQKENVEKRAFVSNDLSKVDGGDYTTPSKPWDVNQDKENSFILGGVYGELKTFNSDGEWAVVPPGHSKGSLLQCAASDVVTIAGTDVFMTPGNSFAPGHRQLWRPFVSFEQNEQSKSGDNGLNKGFSFIFHEDLLGACGNFQVEEPGLEYSFSSFDLNNPFSQVLHVECSFEPEGIASFSPSFKPKSILCSDSDSEVLHPRICGVDRTQYRAIRISPRTHFRPISASELSPGGGSESEFESEKDEGGIAVPPQVDVFEDPQADLKPLEEDAEKEGHYYGKSELESGKFLPRLKKSGMEKSAQTSLDSQEESAGMLPVGNQDPCLECSMKESLEGIVVESSKVNCRIVEPREETGRFCSCKAGCHFPTYEDNPVSSGEHEERMSGSQEKQCWWEKALYSPLFPASQCEECYTNAKGENGVGELADVKEVSNDDEHLLDFNMVSSVYEARCADDINAEAKPNGFRKKIYSSDSSSSEDTASEGGSEWADPCEEELFSRTQL, encoded by the exons atgaaaaaacagGCTGCTGTCCAGTGTCTTCGCTCTGCTTCTGATGAA AGCTCTGGGATTGAAACGTTAGTGGAGGAGCTTTGCTCCAAACTGAAAGACCTTCAGAGTAAGCAAG aggagaagatTCACAAAAAGTTAGAAGGCTCTTTGACTCCTGAGACTGATTTATCCCCCACAGCAAAGGATCAAGTAGAAAT gTACTATGAAGCATTTCCTCCTCTTTCTGAAAAGCCAGTTTGCCTGCAGGAAATTATGACTGTATGGAATAAATCCAAAGTATGCTCTTACTCTAGCTCCTCATCTTCATCCACTGTTCCACCAACTAGCACGGATACATCTTCTCCAAAGGACTGCAATAGTGAAAGTGAAGTAACTAAAGACCGAAGTAATAAAGTATCTGCCACTGTACAGGAAAGAACCCAGCAGAAGAAGAGTAAAAACGAGAAAGAAAACAAGTTCAGTAACAACACCGTTGAGGAGAAGCCTGTTTTGTACAAAAAGCAAGTCCGACATAAATCTGAAGGGAAGATGCGTCCCCGCTCCTGGTCATCAGGATCCAGTGAGGCTGGCTCAAGTTCTAGCGGTAATCAAGGTGAATACAAGGCATCCATGAAATGTATTAAAGTAAGACACAAAACAAGAGAGGTTCGGAGTAAAAAAGGGCGGAATGGGCAGAGCAGGCTGTCAGTGAAATCTGGTGAAAAGGTTGATAGAAAAGTTCACAgcggaagcagcagcagcagcagcagcgggtcCATCAAACAACTGTGCAAAAGAGGTAAAAGGCCATTAAAagaaattggaagaaaagaagctGGCGGTAGTGATGGAAAAGATTTGTATTTAGACAGTAGAAACGAAAAGGAATATAAAGAAGAGCCCTTGTGGTACACTGAGCCGATTACGGAGTACTTTGTTCCTCTTAGCAGAAAAAGCAAGCTGGAGACTACGTACCGCAACAGAGAAGATATATGTGGAGTAACATCAGAGGCTGTAGAAGAGTTGTCTGAATCAGTGCATGGTCTTTGTATTAGCAACAATAATACTCATAAAACATACCTCGCAGCAGGTACTTTCATCGATGGTCACTTTGTAGAAATGCCTGCAGTTCTAAATGAGGATATTGACCTCACTGGGACCTCAATATGTTCTCAACCAGAGGACGACAAGTATTTAGATGATGTTCATCTGTCAGAACTAACGCACTTCTATGAAGTGGATATTGATCAATCCATGTTGGATCCTGGTGCCTCAGATACGATGCAAGGGGAGAGTCGGATTTTAAATATGATTCGACAGAAGAGTAAAGAAAAAACTGATTTTGAGGCAGAATGTTGCATAGTGTTAGATGGAATGGAGTTGCAAGGGGAAAGTGCAATATGGACTGATTCGACCAGCTCTGTTGGTGCTGAAGGGTGGTTCTTGCAAGATCTTAGTAATTTAGCTCAATTTTGGGAGTGCTGTTCATCTTCTAGTTCTGGTGATGCAGATGGGGAAAGTTTTGGAGGAGATTCTCCGATCAGATTCTCCCCCATCCTAGACAGCACAATGCTTAATTCACACGTGCTTGCTGGCAACCAAGAGCTCTTTTCAGATATTAATGAAGGGTCTGGTATAAACTCTTGTTTTTCAGTGTTTGAAGTGCAATGCAGTAACTCTGTTTTAccattttcttttgaaacaCTCAACTTGGGAAATGAAAATGCAGATTCTAGTAGCACTGCTAATATTCTTGGGAAAACACAGTCTAGATTGCTAATATGGACCAAAAATAGTGCCTTTGATGAAAATGAACACTGTTCTAATCTTTCAACAAGAACCTGTAGTCCATGGTCACACTCGGAAGAAACACGTTCAGACAATGAGACTATAAATATTCCATATGAAGAATCCACGCAATTTAATGCAGAAGATATTAATTATGTAGTTCCTAGAGTGTCTTCAAATTATGTAGATGAAGAAATTCTAGATTTTCTGCCAGAAGAAACCTGCCAGCAACAAGCTAGAAGTTTAGGAGAAATGCCCACTTTGattttcaaaaagaaatctAAGCTAGAATCTGTCTGTGGTATTCAGCTagaacaaaaagcagaaagtaaAGACTATGAAACTACACAAGGGTGTAGGGAAAGCAGTCCACATGGAGATGGCTACAGCTCAGGGGTTATTAAAGATATTTGGACAAATATGACAGACAGAAATTCTGCAGCCATGGTAGAAATAGAAGGAATAGAAGATGAATTGTTTTCAACTGATGTAAATAACTATTGCTGCTGTTTGGATACAGAAGCAAAAGTTGAAACCCTCCAGGAACCCAATAAAGCAGTGCAAAGATCAGAGTATCACCTTTGGGAAGGTCAAAAGGAGAATGTAGAGAAGAGAGCCTTTGTGTCAAATGATTTATCAAAAGTAGATGGTGGTGACTATACCACACCATCAAAACCCTGGGATGTTAACCAGGATAAAGAAAACTCATTTATACTTGGTGGTGTGTATGGGGAGCTCAAAACATTTAACAGTGATGGAGAAtgggcagtggtgccacctggTCACTCAAAGGGGAGCTTACTGCAGTGTGCAGCTTCTGATGTGGTGACAATAGCTGGCACAGATGTTTTTATGACTCCAGGTAATAGCTTtgcccctgggcacaggcaaTTATGGAGGCCGTTTGTGTCATTTGAACAGAACGAGCAATCCAAGAGTGGAGATAATGGATTAAATaagggtttttcttttatcttccaTGAAGACTTACTGGGAGCTTGTGGGAACTTTCAAGTTGAAGAACCGGGGCTTGAATACTCATTCTCTTCCTTTGACCTGAACAATCCATTTTCACAAGTTCTTCATGTAGAGTGTTCGTTTGagccagaaggaattgcatccTTCAGCCCTAGTTTTAAACCTAAGTCGATTCTGTGCTCTGATTCAGACAGTGAGGTTTTACACCCCAGGATATGTGGTGTGGATCGAACGCAGTACAGGGCTATACGGATTTCTCCCAGGACTCACTTTCGCCCAATTTCTGCATCTGAACTTTCTCCAGGTGGTGGAAGCGAGTCAGAATTTGAGTCGGAAAAAGATGAGGGGGGTATTGCTGTCCCTCCCCAGGTAGATGTATTTGAGGATCCGCAAGCAGATCTCAAACCTCTGGAAgaagatgcagaaaaagaagggCATTATTACGGAAAATCAGAGCTTGAATCTGGAAAATTCCTTCCCAGATTAAAAAAGTCTGGAATGGAGAAGAGTGCACAGACATCATTGGATTCCCAAGAAGAGTCGGCCGGCATGTTGCCAGTAGGAAACCAAGATCCCTGTTTAGAATGCAGTATGAAAGAATCTCTAGAAGGGATAGTGGTGGAGAGCTCCAAAGTAAACTGCAGAATAGTGGAGCCACGTGAGGAGACTGGCAGGTTTTGCAGTTGTAAAGCAGGGTGTCATTTCCCCACGTATGAGGATAATCCTGTTTCTTCAGGAGAGCATGAAGAG AGAATGAGTGGCAGCCAGGAAAAGCAATGCTGGTGGGAAAAGGCGCTCTATTCTCCCCTTTTTCCTGCATCACAATGTGAAG AGTGCTATACAAATGCCAAGGGAGAGAATGGTGTAGGAGAACTTGCAGATGTAAAGGAAGTATCCAATGATGATGAACATCTTTTAGATTTTAATATG GTTTCTTCTGTTTATGAAGCAAGATGTGCAGATGATATAAATGCTGAGGCAAAACCAAATGGCTTCAGGAAGAAGATCTACTCCAGTGATAGCTCCAGCTCTGAAGACACAGCTTCAGAAGGTGGAAGCGAATGGGCTGATCCATGTGAGGAGGAGCTTTTTTCTCGAACTCAACTGTAA